One window from the genome of Schistocerca piceifrons isolate TAMUIC-IGC-003096 chromosome 1, iqSchPice1.1, whole genome shotgun sequence encodes:
- the LOC124788901 gene encoding glycine-rich protein DOT1-like — translation MASTFACLLLLLAAGREAHSFPQPSLHLLGGGGGLFGGRSQGGGLLSGILNSTVNKVLKPLNVLGNGGSSSSSNSFGAGATLPFGISVGFTGSTSNANAGGQGIPVGQGGAGEVPFGGDSHGISGGQGESNSNAGGGFGHEGGHAVVGNGGSSSSSSQAESGSVAGSGAHGGSRPPATDAGIQEIIRPSGGGGQSGTGSSSQANSESAANSGTVGGNRPNPVDTGIQEVFGPAPGSSSQANSESAASSGNVGGHAPSPIDEGILDVFGPGPGNGGQFGGSSASQSNSESAANSGTVGDHSPSPVDEGIHDVFGPGAGSGGQFASGGSSQANSESTAGTGTHGVSTPSPVDIGIQEVFGNGGAGSGGEGSEAKRSTPDYAHNGSAAAATPDPVDLAIQEVFGAAPSGKSASAASDKPPVFT, via the exons atggccagcacattcgcGTGTCTGCTTCTGCTGCTGGCGGCCGGCCGTGAGGCTCACAGCTTCCCACAACCCTCTCTGCACCTGCTGGGCGGAGGAGGCGGACTCTTCGGAG GTCGGTCCCAAGGAGGTGGCCTATTGTCAGGAATACTCAACTCTACCGTGAACAAGGTTCTGAAGCCTCTGAACGTGCTCGGCAATGGTGGGTCGAGTTCCTCCAGCAACAGTTTTGGCGCTGGCGCCACGCTGCCGTTCGGCATATCGGTCGGGTTTACAGGGTCCACATCCAACGCCAACGCTGGAGGACAAGGCATTCCTGTTGGGCAAGGAGGCGCGGGTGAAGTTCCATTTGGTGGAGACAGCCATGGTATCAGCGGTGGTCAAGGGGAAAGCAACTCCAACGCTGGAGGAGGTTTTGGCCACGAAGGAGGCCACGCTGTAGTTGGTAACGGTGGCAGTAGCTCCTCGTCCAGCCAGGCAGAGAGTGGAAGTGTTGCAGGGAGCGGTGCCCACGGAGGCAGCAGGCCACCTGCTACCGACGCAGGAATTCAGGAAATCATCCGACCATCAGGAGGTGGTGGACAGTCTGGTACAGGTAGTTCAAGCCAGGCCAACAGCGAAAGTGCTGCAAATAGTGGCACAGTCGGAGGCAACAGACCAAATCCTGTGGACACTGGCATTCAGGAAGTCTTTGGACCAGCACCAGGAAGCTCCAGCCAGGCCAATAGTGAGAGTGCTGCTAGTAGCGGTAATGTTGGAGGACATGCTCCTAGTCCTATCGATGAAGGCATTCTCGACGTTTTTGGACCTGGCCCAGGAAATGGAGGGCAGTTTGGTGGCAGTAGTGCTAGCCAGAGCAATAGTGAGAGTGCCGCTAACAGCGGTACTGTTGGAGACCACTCTCCTAGTCCTGTCGACGAAGGAATTCACGACGTTTTTGGACCTGGAGCTGGAAGTGGAGGACAGTTTGCTAGTGGTGGTTCCAGCCAAGCCAATAGTGAGAGCACCGCTGGTACTGGCACTCATGGAGTCAGTACGCCTAGTCCGGTCGACATTGGCATCCAGGAagtgttcggaaatggaggagcaGGAAGTGGTGGAGAAGGTTCCGAGGCAAAGAGATCAACCCCCGACTATGCCCACAACGGAAGCGCTGCAGCTGCGACGCCAGATCCTGTCGACTTAGCCATTCAGGAAGTCTTCGGCGCTGCACCTTCAGGAAAAAGTGCTTCTGCAGCATCTGACAAACCACCTGTTTTCACTTAG